The following coding sequences are from one Desulfobacterales bacterium window:
- a CDS encoding site-2 protease family protein, whose translation MNFKISHFLMWIGCLCGFMLVYPYIKDSPLYLQWLSNCIMLYALFFAIVVHEVSHGFFAYLCGDKTAHDKGRLTLNPIHHISPIGSIIVPLFLYFLNTSFIFGWAKPVPFKPMNLNKYPRDQILLVLAGPFSNLVLSYCFFNIYIILAFIFHHIYPNNPIYFDFNFFAVQKFADVNFAGVWFVLFKTLSFSILINVVLGVFNLIPFPPLDGFWLIKVLFPKKAALLGKMHILGFVLLI comes from the coding sequence ATGAATTTTAAAATATCTCATTTTCTTATGTGGATAGGCTGCCTCTGCGGATTTATGCTTGTTTATCCCTACATCAAAGATTCTCCGCTATATTTACAATGGCTCTCAAATTGCATTATGCTTTATGCCTTGTTTTTTGCTATTGTTGTTCATGAAGTGTCCCATGGTTTTTTTGCATATCTATGTGGAGACAAAACTGCTCATGACAAAGGAAGACTGACATTAAACCCTATCCATCATATAAGTCCTATTGGCTCAATAATTGTACCCCTATTTCTTTATTTTTTGAATACTTCATTTATTTTTGGATGGGCAAAACCAGTTCCTTTTAAGCCTATGAATCTTAATAAATATCCGAGAGATCAAATACTCTTAGTGCTTGCTGGGCCTTTTTCAAACCTTGTTCTTTCCTATTGTTTTTTTAATATCTACATTATTCTTGCATTTATATTTCATCATATTTATCCGAATAATCCGATATACTTTGATTTTAATTTTTTTGCGGTTCAAAAATTTGCAGATGTAAATTTTGCAGGAGTATGGTTTGTTTTATTTAAAACTCTTTCTTTTAGCATCCTTATAAATGTTGTGCTCGGAGTCTTTAATCTTATACCTTTTCCTCCTTTAGATGGTTTTTGGCTCATTAAAGTTCTTTTTCCGAAAAAAGCAGCATTACTGGGAAAAATGCATATTTTAGGATTTGTTTTACTCATAA